The Bacteroidetes Order II. bacterium genome contains the following window.
TGGCGGCTTCAGGGCGGGGCCGTTACGCTGGCACATAAGGCACTTGAAGCCTTAGACAATGGCTTTGTGCCAGATGTGATTTTTGCCTCGGACATGGTGAATCTTGCAGCGTTTAAAGCCCTGACCAATGGACGTTTCTCCGGTGTACCCATGGTGATGTATTTCCATAATAACCGCCTCACATACCCGCTTTCGCCTGCCGAACACCGCGATCCGGCATTTGGATACATCAACTATCTTTCCGCCTTGGTGGCCGACCAGTTGGTGTTTAACTCGCAATCGCACCTCCAAGAATTTACGGGGGCGCTTCCGGCTTTTTTAGGTACGTATCCAGATTATACCCACCTCGAAAAAACGCAGGAAATCCGACAAAAAAGCCGTGTTCTACATCGTGGAATTTCGCTCCGGCAATTCGACGCCTTGGCCGATGCCGCCGAGCCAATCAGTTGGGGCGTAGGTATGAAGCCCCCTATCATTTTATGGAACCATCGTTGGGAATACGACCAAAATCCCCATGCCTTTTTCCGTTTACTTAACCGCTTAGATGACGTGGGGTGTAAATTCCGCCTAATTCTGGCGGGTGAGCATTTTAATGAGGCCAACGAATTCGGACAGTCTTTCTCGCGTTTTGCTGACCGAATTTTGCATTATGGCTATGCCGAAGATGCGGAAGAATATGGCCGTTTGCTCCAACGGGCACATTTGGTGGTCTCGACAGCTGTCCATGAGTTTTTTGGCGTTACTTTGCTCGAAGCCATTTATTGCGGATGTCATCCGTTATTGCCCAATAGGCTTACTTATCCAGAGCTCCTTCCAGTAGCGCTCCAAAAACCTCTTCTTCATGCGCCTACCCTGTATGAAAACGAAGACGAACTGTTCGAGATCATGCAAAGTATCCTTAAAGGCCAAGAGCGCCCGTTACCCCAAGAAACCTTGCGTAGCATCCCCGAACACTTGGATTGGAAAACCCATATTCATGCGTTTGATGCACTGTTTGAGGAGGTAGCGCGGTAACGGAAAGTAGGCATCTCACAAGATACCCATTGGGCCCTCTGTTTAGATCGAGGGCTTTTTTTGGTGTCGCACGCCTTGGTTGGGGAGTTACTGAGAGCGATCATATGCTTCAGTAAGCGGCGGTGGAGGCTAAATTTGGTTTACGCCTATGAAGAAACATTCTCGACTGACGTTTCTATCTAAATTAGGAACTGATTTACAAGTGGATAAAGTGACACAGGCTCCCTTACCGCTATACTTATAAGCGCGAGAAGTCTTGGAAGTATTACCATTGGGCTTCGTTGAGTGTCGGTTATAAACGCATTGATGGGTTGTTTTGCGGATAATATTTTACCCAGACCAAGCGACAATACATGGACGTCGCATCTATTTCAGATGCCAAGAGGCAATAATGAAGATAGGTTGAAAGATCAGTAGATAATGAAGCGATGAGTCAATATTGGCATTCAGCTCCCGCGCAAGTGAAAGGGTCGTAAATAATCATTTTCCTTGATTGTGGCGTTGTTAAAAATCTACATTCGACTCTTTTAAACCATAAAGACAGACCGAGACTCAATGGTGATACATCTTTCTTTTGTTACCTGTTTAACCAATAAATTTCATGAAATCCCTCTCTTCCTTTAAGGCATTCTCCATCAGTACTAACGAGCAAAAAGAACGTAAAGGCGGTTTGAGTTTTGCGCCACTCGCTCCTATTCCCGATGATGCCAACCCGCGCCAGCAAGTACGCCTTCAAACCCTCTCGGATCGGTATTATCAATTGATAGGGGTTGCAGCAAGTTTGTGGTCTGGCGACCCATTGAATCCACCACCACCCCGATTTGAGCGGGTAATGAGCAGAATCGGGGTGGTTTCCGATCGGTACAATACCCTTTTGGCACGCATTTAAGTCAGTCAATAAGAAGCAGTCTCCCCAACGACTGCTTTTTTTATGCTAAATTTGTGTGTAACATGGCTTGCAGAAGCGTTTCAAAACCTTTAGCTTGTCACATAGATTGTCTAACAAAAAAACAGATCAATTATGCATACTGTAGCCGATATTCTAAAACGTAAAGGATCTAATGTCTATTCTGTAACGCCCGATACCTTGATTCGGGATGTATTGCACCTGATGAACGACAAAAACATTGGGGCCGTTGTGGTGATGGAAAAAGAGCAGTATTTGGGCATTTTCACCGAAAGGGTGTATGCACGGCGGGTGGTCATTAAAGGCAAATCCTCAAACAAGAATATGGTGGGCGAAGTAATGGCTACTGATTTTCCGCGAGTCCGAAAAAAAGATAAACTGAATCATTGTATGCAGCTAATGACCGCCAATAATATTCGATACCTACCTGTTTTTGAAGAAGATACCTTCGTAGGAATTATTTCTATTATAGACGTGGTGCTGGAAGAATTGGAAATGCAGAAAGAATTAGTGGAACATATGCAGAATTACATCTCTGGATGAAATATCCTTCGTTTTATACGAATCCTAAACAATAAAAAAAACCTTCTTAGAGGGTCTTTTCATTAACCAAAGGCGCCTTTAATATAACGCTGCGTAAGTTCGTGTTGCGGGTTATTAAAGATTGCTGATGTAGGCGCATATTCGATCAGTTCACCGAGGTACATAAAAGCGGTAGAGTCGGCCACTCGCTGGGCTTGTTGCATATTATGGGTCACAATGACTACGGCAAACTTTTCCCTTAGCTGTAACATTAATTCTTCGATCTTGAGCGTACTGATGGGGTCTAATGCTGCACAGGGTTCATCCATTAGAATAACTTCGGGGGCAATAGCAATGGCTCTTGCAATACAAAGCCGCTGCTGTTGACCGCCGGAAAGTTCAAGCGCGGGCTTATCTAACCGATCCCCCACTTCGTCCCATAAATAACAAGATTTTATGGCTTCCTCTACCCGTGTACGAACCATATTCTTATCCCCAATCTTGTTGATTTTTAGTCCATACGCCACATTCTCGAAAATGGATTTCGGAAATAAATTGGGTTTTTGGAAAACCATACCCACTTTGCGGCGCACATCAACTACATCCACTTTCGCGCCTAAAATGGCATGGCCGTCTAAAAGAATCTCACCAGTTACCATCGCTTGCGGGGTTAAATCGTGCATTCGGTTCAACGAACGAAGTAAAGTGGATTTCCCGCATCCGGAAGGCCCGATGAGTGCCACGATTTTTTGATCCGGAAACGTGATAGAGACGTTTTTGAGGACCTGTTTTTCACCAAAGGCAATGTTCAGGTTGCGGACAACTAATTTATCGGTCATCGTTTATGGGGTTTATCTCTTTCAAGCTGGGGATTGTGCCTGAAAACGATAGCGAATTTGGAGGGCAATAAGGTTAAGGACAGTTACCATTGCCAATAAAGTAAGTGCAGTTCCATAAGCCAATGGTCGCACTTCCTCGATGGCATGGTGTTGTGTTGCCAAAACGTATAAGTGATACGGCAATGCCATAAAGCTGTCCCAAACCGTTCCAGGCAAATAGCGCAAATAATAGGCGACACCCGTAAATAAAATAGGGGCCGTTTCGCCCGCAGCACGGGATAATCCCAACATCACTCCGGTGGTGATACCAGGTAACGCAGGTGGTAGTACTACACTACGGATGGTTTCCCATTGGGTGGCCCCCAAGGCCAAAGCGCCTTCACGATACGACTTAGGTACGGTTTTAAGGGCTTCCTCGGTAGCGGTGATGATATAAGGCAAACTTAATAGACCAAGCGTTAATCCCGCCGAAAGTACCGACGTACCAAAACGCAATCCTTCTACAAATAAAGCCACGCCAAACAGGCCGTAAATAATAGAAGGAACGCCCGCCAAATTACGGATGGAGGCGCGAATTAAGCGGCTGAGAAAATGATCGCGTGCATACTCGCTGAGGTAGATGGCGGAAGTTATGCCTACTGGCACCGCAAATAAGGCAGTAATCAACGTAACAAATGCAGTACCCACCACTGTTGGAAAAATCCCGCCAGTGGTCATGCCTTTTTGCGGAAACGTCGTCCAAAAAGCCCAACTCAGGGAGCCACCGCCTTTTAAAAACAAATCGGCAATTAACCAGAAGATCAATAACACAACCAAAAGGGTACATAATCGCAAGACCCCAAAGCCCAATTGTTCAATCCATGCAGAACGGTTCATGACAATTGTCTGAATTTGGCAGCGAGATATTCGGCTGTCAGGTTAAATAAAAGGCTCATCACAAAAAGGGTGGCGCCAATGGCAAATAAGCTATAATAGTGAGTGGTACCAAAGGGTACTTCGCCCATCTCGATGGCCATAGTGGCTGTCATGGTACGCACCGAGTCGAAAAGGCTGCCGGGTACTTCAAGTGCATTTCCGGTGGCCATAAGGACCGTCATGGTCTCGCCCACCGCACGCCCTACGCCCAGAACGCCAGCTGCAATGATGCCGGAACCCGCTGCAGGAAGAGTGACCCGAATGAGCGTCGTCCATTTATTGCTCCCTAACGCATATGAGGCCTCCCGATATGATCTCGGAACAGCGCGGATGGCATCTTCTGCAACGGTGACAATGGAAGGCAAGGCCATAATGGCCAATAGAATGGCGCCGTTTAATGCCGTAAAACCATTGGGTAAATTAAATACTTGGGCCAAGAAGGGGCCAATGACCACGATGCCAATAAATCCGACGACCACCGATGGAATCCCTGCTAATAATTCTATGATGGGACGCACAAAACCCCTCATGCGTGGTGAGGCAACCTCCGAAAGGTAGGCAGCTAAGGCAATCCCTAATGGAAAGGCGAGCATTATCGCTGCAGCGGTCACCAACATCGTTCCTCCCACCATCCCACCTATGCCGTATTGCGGATTTTTTAAAGCGCCTGGATTCCATTCGGAAGAGAAGAAGAATTGCCAAATAGAAACTTCTTTAAACATTTGGAATCCATTCCAAACCAAAAGAAAGAATATGCCGACCAAAATCAAAACCGACAACAATGCGGCTGCTTTCACAAGCAGTTTAAACACGCGGTCCTGTAGATGGCGGTACTGGTTCGTAGTGGTTTGAGAGGGCTGAAGTGATTTATTTAGCATAAACAGGTTGTGCCATGGATGAAACTTCGGCACCGGGTGCGAGTGCCAATGGAAGCTCTACCGGAATGTAGCCGCTTTCTCGGATGATGGCTTTGCCTTGCTCGGAACGTTCAAACCGAAGAAATGCGGCTAATTTCCCGCGTGCTGGTCCATTTAAAAAATGATACAACGGACGTTTGAGCGGATACAGCCCGCTTGCCACTGCGGATGCGTCAAGGGGCGAAACCCCTTCGCCACTCCCGATTCGTATCACGGAAATTCCTGCACTTGGCTTCCCACCATGTTGTACATAACCCAAACTAACGTAGCCGATGCCGCCACGGTCTTGTTTAATGGCTTCAACAATTTGTGCAGTACCATTCATCCCTTTTACTTTGGAGGAATATTCGGCTTTTAAGATATTTTCGCGTAGATATACATAGGTTCCTGAATTGCTCTGGCGTCCATACAGCGAGATTTCGCGGTCTGGTCCCCCCACTTCTTTCCAATTTCGGATGTCACCCCGATAAATACCCGCAAGTTGTTCGAGGGTCAAGGTGCGAATCTGCAGGCTTGGATGAAGGATAAACACCAAAACGTCTTCTGCAAACACAACGGGAACTGGACGAATACTTCGGGCCGCTGCCATCTCAAGTTCTTTTACGCTCATGTCTCGAGACGAATTGGCAATATCGGTTTTGCCGTTTAAAAGTGCCGCAATTCCAGAGCCGGATCCGCCGCCCTTCACCGAGACCGAGACCCGATGCTCGTGGTTCATAAAGGATTCTGCCAATGCCATGACCACTGCCACTTCCGAATCGGATCCTTTAATCTGTACTTGTTCGATGGTTTGAACTGGACGACAAGCTGAAAGCCCAAATATAACCCAAAAAAGAATGAATTGACGTACCATTTGACCTCCAAATTAGATTGTTCGATGATACGTCAATTAAAACACAGAGAAATTAATATAGCATTATAACCAAGTGGATTTTAGGTATAATAATATTACGGTGATATTCTGTTTACATATTGGTAATAAAATAATTAAGATTTGGTAACAGAGGGTGTGCTTAGACCCAATCTGTCCATTAGGCCACCTAGGGCACGGTTTTATGCTATTCTGATATGAGTGTTGTAAAGACATTAATTGGTACATTAAGCCTATTTATAAATTTTTTGGTTTATTATATCATCACTTTAATCAATCAAAGATATCATATTTTGAGTAAATAAATATATTTTTCTATTTTAGATTAATCATGAAATTAATATTTTTTCAATTCTTTTATCAGGAATAAACCAAATTAAAGCAGTCAAATAAAATAAAATGAGTGAAATGATGGGGTAATAAAATGCCAGAACAATACCAGCCGCATATGCAAGAAGAGATATTCTTTCCTTGTGATGACCTCTTACCGCAATACTTAATTTTGA
Protein-coding sequences here:
- a CDS encoding DUF3524 domain-containing protein, which produces MKVLVLEPYYGRSRKRFVEGVTEYSRHEIQMVSMSARYWQWRLQGGAVTLAHKALEALDNGFVPDVIFASDMVNLAAFKALTNGRFSGVPMVMYFHNNRLTYPLSPAEHRDPAFGYINYLSALVADQLVFNSQSHLQEFTGALPAFLGTYPDYTHLEKTQEIRQKSRVLHRGISLRQFDALADAAEPISWGVGMKPPIILWNHRWEYDQNPHAFFRLLNRLDDVGCKFRLILAGEHFNEANEFGQSFSRFADRILHYGYAEDAEEYGRLLQRAHLVVSTAVHEFFGVTLLEAIYCGCHPLLPNRLTYPELLPVALQKPLLHAPTLYENEDELFEIMQSILKGQERPLPQETLRSIPEHLDWKTHIHAFDALFEEVAR
- a CDS encoding CBS domain-containing protein yields the protein MHTVADILKRKGSNVYSVTPDTLIRDVLHLMNDKNIGAVVVMEKEQYLGIFTERVYARRVVIKGKSSNKNMVGEVMATDFPRVRKKDKLNHCMQLMTANNIRYLPVFEEDTFVGIISIIDVVLEELEMQKELVEHMQNYISG
- the pstB gene encoding phosphate ABC transporter ATP-binding protein, with protein sequence MTDKLVVRNLNIAFGEKQVLKNVSITFPDQKIVALIGPSGCGKSTLLRSLNRMHDLTPQAMVTGEILLDGHAILGAKVDVVDVRRKVGMVFQKPNLFPKSIFENVAYGLKINKIGDKNMVRTRVEEAIKSCYLWDEVGDRLDKPALELSGGQQQRLCIARAIAIAPEVILMDEPCAALDPISTLKIEELMLQLREKFAVVIVTHNMQQAQRVADSTAFMYLGELIEYAPTSAIFNNPQHELTQRYIKGAFG
- the pstA gene encoding phosphate ABC transporter permease PstA; the encoded protein is MNRSAWIEQLGFGVLRLCTLLVVLLIFWLIADLFLKGGGSLSWAFWTTFPQKGMTTGGIFPTVVGTAFVTLITALFAVPVGITSAIYLSEYARDHFLSRLIRASIRNLAGVPSIIYGLFGVALFVEGLRFGTSVLSAGLTLGLLSLPYIITATEEALKTVPKSYREGALALGATQWETIRSVVLPPALPGITTGVMLGLSRAAGETAPILFTGVAYYLRYLPGTVWDSFMALPYHLYVLATQHHAIEEVRPLAYGTALTLLAMVTVLNLIALQIRYRFQAQSPA
- the pstC gene encoding phosphate ABC transporter permease subunit PstC; protein product: MLNKSLQPSQTTTNQYRHLQDRVFKLLVKAAALLSVLILVGIFFLLVWNGFQMFKEVSIWQFFFSSEWNPGALKNPQYGIGGMVGGTMLVTAAAIMLAFPLGIALAAYLSEVASPRMRGFVRPIIELLAGIPSVVVGFIGIVVIGPFLAQVFNLPNGFTALNGAILLAIMALPSIVTVAEDAIRAVPRSYREASYALGSNKWTTLIRVTLPAAGSGIIAAGVLGVGRAVGETMTVLMATGNALEVPGSLFDSVRTMTATMAIEMGEVPFGTTHYYSLFAIGATLFVMSLLFNLTAEYLAAKFRQLS
- a CDS encoding phosphate ABC transporter substrate-binding protein yields the protein MVRQFILFWVIFGLSACRPVQTIEQVQIKGSDSEVAVVMALAESFMNHEHRVSVSVKGGGSGSGIAALLNGKTDIANSSRDMSVKELEMAAARSIRPVPVVFAEDVLVFILHPSLQIRTLTLEQLAGIYRGDIRNWKEVGGPDREISLYGRQSNSGTYVYLRENILKAEYSSKVKGMNGTAQIVEAIKQDRGGIGYVSLGYVQHGGKPSAGISVIRIGSGEGVSPLDASAVASGLYPLKRPLYHFLNGPARGKLAAFLRFERSEQGKAIIRESGYIPVELPLALAPGAEVSSMAQPVYAK